One segment of Bradyrhizobium sp. CB2312 DNA contains the following:
- a CDS encoding outer membrane protein, with the protein MKAILLGAVALLALAAPAAAADMQPRTYTKAPVYTPPQVIYNWTGFYIGGHVGGAFAGDSSFQSSDARFLGGVQGGFDYQFAPNWVVGVEAQYSWLPTNNNGVTFPLGTQVTSNTDQLGSVTGRIGYTWGPTLLYAKGGYAWRNGGLGVNVAGVPQTFTATGNNKDGYTVGAGLEYMFAPNWSAKAEYQYYNFGSTTFTSGPADIVGVRGREDEHTVKVGVNYRFGWGGPAGSRY; encoded by the coding sequence ATGAAAGCGATTTTGCTGGGTGCAGTGGCCCTGCTTGCGCTGGCCGCGCCGGCAGCTGCGGCCGACATGCAGCCGCGCACCTATACCAAGGCGCCGGTCTATACGCCGCCGCAGGTGATCTACAACTGGACCGGTTTCTACATCGGCGGCCATGTCGGCGGCGCGTTCGCCGGCGACAGCAGCTTTCAGTCCAGCGACGCCCGCTTCCTGGGCGGCGTGCAGGGCGGCTTCGACTACCAGTTCGCGCCCAATTGGGTGGTGGGTGTCGAGGCCCAGTACTCCTGGCTGCCGACCAACAACAACGGCGTGACGTTCCCGCTGGGCACGCAGGTGACGTCCAACACCGACCAGCTCGGCTCGGTGACCGGCCGCATCGGCTACACCTGGGGCCCGACGCTGCTCTACGCCAAGGGCGGTTACGCCTGGCGCAATGGCGGCCTCGGCGTCAACGTCGCCGGCGTGCCGCAGACCTTCACCGCGACCGGCAACAACAAGGACGGCTACACCGTCGGCGCCGGCCTCGAATACATGTTCGCCCCGAACTGGTCGGCCAAGGCTGAGTACCAGTACTACAATTTCGGCAGCACGACCTTCACTTCCGGCCCGGCCGACATCGTCGGTGTTCGCGGCCGGGAGGACGAGCATACCGTCAAGGTCGGCGTGAACTATCGCTTCGGCTGGGGCGGTCCGGCGGGCTCGCGCTACTGA
- a CDS encoding dienelactone hydrolase family protein — protein MITRRMAMAGLAALLLPATARCAPNEQFSVAAGNESLPVLRYAAELTGKRPAVILLHGSRGIELRRRAYERYADALSAGGIDAYLLRYMTTTDTAALDLKTSTQESRKAYDTGRFDGWSDTVSATITTILGRPDSSGHVGLLGFSLGGFIAANTAARDERVTALAVLYAGLPDAMTRKVRHLPPMIELHGEADRNVPIANGKKLIELARSVGAEAEFVPYPDKGHGFDFSDTDPATFDAIGRVTRFFHSRLAA, from the coding sequence ATGATCACCCGACGAATGGCTATGGCCGGTCTCGCCGCCCTGCTGTTGCCCGCCACGGCGCGCTGCGCGCCAAACGAGCAGTTCAGCGTCGCGGCCGGCAACGAGAGCCTGCCCGTCTTGCGCTATGCGGCGGAGCTCACCGGAAAGCGCCCCGCGGTCATCTTGCTGCACGGCTCGCGCGGCATCGAGCTGAGACGACGCGCCTATGAGCGCTATGCGGATGCGCTGTCGGCGGGAGGCATCGACGCCTATCTCCTCCGCTACATGACCACCACCGACACGGCCGCGCTCGATCTCAAGACGAGCACGCAAGAGAGCCGCAAGGCCTATGACACGGGGCGCTTCGACGGCTGGTCAGACACGGTCTCCGCCACCATCACGACCATTCTCGGCCGCCCCGACAGCTCCGGACATGTCGGCCTGCTAGGCTTTTCACTCGGTGGCTTCATTGCCGCCAATACCGCTGCCCGTGACGAGCGCGTCACCGCGCTCGCCGTACTCTATGCCGGCTTGCCCGACGCGATGACCCGCAAGGTCAGGCATTTGCCGCCCATGATCGAGCTGCACGGTGAAGCCGACCGGAACGTGCCGATCGCAAACGGCAAGAAGCTGATCGAGCTGGCGAGATCCGTCGGCGCGGAAGCCGAATTCGTGCCCTATCCTGATAAAGGCCACGGCTTTGATTTTTCTGATACCGACCCGGCGACTTTTGACGCGATCGGTCGCGTCACTCGTTTCTTCCACAGCAGGCTCGCCGCCTGA
- a CDS encoding GFA family protein produces MIDARCCCGAVSLSRPGPTKLVAACHCIDCQRRTGAPFGVAAFYPIEAVTISGAPKEYVRAAASGGAVRFYFCSDCGSTVCWKPDNLPTTIGVAVGAIADPDFPAPVRSVFEQSKHAWVEIAGAGIEHFEQSSAKSSG; encoded by the coding sequence ATGATCGATGCCAGGTGCTGTTGCGGCGCTGTTTCACTTTCGCGTCCAGGACCGACCAAGCTGGTCGCGGCCTGTCATTGCATCGACTGCCAGCGGCGAACCGGAGCACCGTTCGGTGTCGCTGCGTTCTACCCGATCGAGGCCGTCACGATCTCCGGCGCACCGAAGGAATACGTTCGCGCCGCCGCAAGCGGGGGTGCGGTCCGCTTCTATTTTTGCTCCGATTGCGGCTCGACGGTCTGTTGGAAGCCTGACAATCTGCCGACGACGATTGGCGTTGCCGTCGGCGCCATCGCCGATCCGGATTTTCCGGCGCCCGTCAGATCGGTGTTCGAGCAATCGAAACATGCCTGGGTCGAGATCGCCGGCGCGGGTATCGAGCATTTCGAACAGAGCAGCGCGAAGAGTTCGGGCTGA
- a CDS encoding HAMP domain-containing methyl-accepting chemotaxis protein — MSFLNNLKIVWKVALIVAVMGCAMVVVAGFGARELSATVDGFAELSATQSSALNLTRAQRRAETYHAALYAVFTEATETGNAARLKTATQNRNEIGQYLDAAVQDDPARASQVRSIGDQLKAAFTSCDPVLQAGAQAGSIEENAKAADRAHKECDPVLDAALARIVTFVTETAQATSKRKESITRDARSATLTVIGVSAGGLVLGIAIALFIGFNAMSRPIARLKLAMEGLARNDLKTEVPEKDRHDEIGEMAKTVEVFKTNGIEVERLKAAQAEAEKQAAEQRRRDMINLADGFERAVGEIIETVGSASTELEASSSTLATTAHRAQELTSVVVAASGEATGNVQSVATATEELSSSVNEISRQVQESARMAGEAVTQARTTTERVSELSVAATRIGDVVELINTIAGQTNLLALNATIEAARAGEAGRGFAVVASEVKTLAEQTAKATGEISEQISGIQTATQESVNAIRDISATIERLSEVSSTIAAAVEEQGAATQEISRNVQQAAHGTQQVSSNITDVQRGAAETGSASSQVLSTAKMLATDSNRLKDEVGKFLRTVRAA, encoded by the coding sequence ATGAGCTTTTTGAACAATCTGAAGATCGTGTGGAAGGTCGCGCTGATCGTGGCCGTGATGGGTTGCGCGATGGTGGTGGTCGCTGGCTTTGGCGCACGCGAACTTTCGGCGACCGTGGACGGGTTCGCCGAGCTTTCCGCCACACAATCCTCGGCGCTCAATCTGACCCGGGCCCAGCGCCGCGCCGAGACCTACCATGCGGCGCTCTATGCGGTCTTCACCGAGGCGACCGAAACGGGCAACGCCGCCCGCCTCAAGACCGCGACCCAGAACCGCAATGAAATCGGCCAGTACCTCGACGCCGCCGTGCAGGACGACCCCGCTCGCGCCAGCCAGGTCAGGAGCATCGGCGACCAGCTGAAGGCCGCGTTCACGAGCTGCGATCCGGTGCTCCAGGCCGGCGCGCAGGCAGGCAGCATCGAGGAGAATGCCAAGGCCGCCGATCGCGCGCACAAGGAGTGCGACCCGGTGCTGGACGCGGCCCTTGCACGCATCGTCACGTTCGTCACCGAGACCGCGCAGGCGACGAGCAAGCGCAAGGAATCCATCACCCGCGACGCAAGGTCCGCGACCTTGACCGTGATCGGTGTCAGCGCCGGCGGCCTGGTCCTCGGCATCGCGATCGCGCTGTTCATCGGCTTCAATGCGATGTCGCGGCCGATCGCCCGCCTCAAGCTCGCCATGGAAGGCCTCGCCCGCAACGACCTCAAGACCGAAGTGCCCGAGAAGGACCGCCACGACGAGATCGGCGAGATGGCCAAGACGGTCGAAGTGTTCAAGACCAACGGGATCGAGGTCGAGCGTCTCAAGGCGGCGCAGGCCGAAGCCGAGAAGCAGGCCGCCGAGCAGCGCCGCCGCGACATGATCAACCTTGCCGACGGCTTCGAGCGGGCGGTCGGCGAGATCATCGAGACGGTCGGATCGGCATCCACCGAGCTCGAGGCATCGTCCTCGACGTTGGCCACCACCGCGCATCGCGCGCAGGAGCTGACCTCGGTCGTCGTCGCCGCGTCGGGCGAAGCCACCGGCAACGTGCAATCGGTCGCGACCGCGACGGAAGAGCTGTCATCGTCGGTCAACGAGATCAGCCGCCAGGTGCAGGAATCCGCGCGGATGGCGGGTGAAGCCGTCACCCAGGCCCGCACCACAACCGAGCGCGTCAGCGAGCTGTCGGTCGCGGCGACGCGGATCGGCGACGTCGTCGAGCTGATCAACACCATCGCTGGCCAGACCAACCTGCTGGCGCTGAACGCCACGATCGAGGCGGCGCGCGCCGGCGAGGCCGGCCGCGGCTTCGCGGTCGTCGCCTCCGAGGTCAAGACGCTGGCCGAGCAGACCGCGAAGGCGACCGGCGAGATCAGCGAGCAGATTTCCGGCATCCAGACCGCGACGCAGGAATCGGTGAACGCGATCCGCGACATCTCCGCGACGATCGAGCGGCTGTCGGAAGTGTCCTCGACCATCGCAGCCGCCGTCGAGGAGCAGGGCGCCGCGACCCAGGAGATCTCCCGCAACGTCCAGCAGGCCGCCCACGGCACCCAGCAGGTCTCCTCGAACATCACCGACGTGCAGCGCGGCGCGGCCGAGACCGGCTCGGCCTCCTCGCAGGTGCTCTCGACCGCAAAGATGCTGGCGACCGACAGCAACCGCCTCAAGGACGAAGTCGGAAAATTCCTGCGCACGGTGCGCGCGGCGTAA
- a CDS encoding DUF6719 family protein, whose amino-acid sequence MRILVSAVVLSCFTCLPCSAQTILKSEPLMLAPYEVAFVKDATCPSGKVLKVTGAIRGLHRRKACVALAGEQASLATATP is encoded by the coding sequence ATGCGTATCTTGGTGTCGGCAGTGGTGCTCTCGTGCTTCACCTGCCTGCCGTGCTCTGCACAGACAATCCTCAAATCCGAGCCTCTGATGCTGGCACCCTATGAGGTGGCCTTCGTCAAGGACGCGACCTGCCCGTCGGGCAAGGTGCTGAAGGTGACAGGTGCGATCCGCGGGCTGCATCGGCGCAAGGCCTGCGTGGCCCTGGCAGGCGAGCAGGCATCGCTGGCAACCGCGACCCCCTGA
- a CDS encoding class I SAM-dependent methyltransferase, whose protein sequence is MIAKRPPVLAHERFVADRDNFAGLDLAARLERIERTNLWGAATSVSGLGSEDRATAAIRDALPPLLQRLGVCSLLDAPCGDAGWIGRMKLNVGYTGIDIVPSLIAANGERAARGELPGRFQVADITRDALPPADLILCRDCLVHLSFANIARAVANFRASGARFLLLTTFPEWDDNRDCEDGDWRALNMAKAPFNWPAPRELINERCGEGGGDWRDKSLGLWRMEDVR, encoded by the coding sequence ATGATCGCCAAGCGTCCACCCGTGCTGGCCCATGAGCGGTTCGTCGCCGACCGCGACAATTTCGCGGGCCTCGATCTCGCCGCGCGGTTAGAGCGGATCGAACGGACCAACCTGTGGGGCGCGGCCACGTCAGTGTCGGGCCTCGGCTCGGAGGACCGCGCCACCGCCGCGATCCGGGACGCGCTTCCGCCATTGTTGCAACGGCTCGGTGTGTGCTCGCTGCTCGATGCGCCCTGCGGCGATGCGGGCTGGATCGGCCGCATGAAGCTGAACGTGGGCTACACCGGCATCGATATCGTGCCGTCGCTGATCGCGGCCAACGGCGAGCGTGCGGCCCGCGGCGAGCTTCCCGGTCGCTTTCAAGTCGCCGACATCACCCGCGATGCGCTGCCGCCCGCCGACCTGATCCTGTGCCGCGACTGCCTGGTGCATTTGAGTTTCGCCAACATCGCTCGCGCTGTGGCGAACTTCCGCGCGAGCGGCGCGCGCTTCCTGCTTCTCACGACGTTTCCCGAATGGGACGACAATCGCGATTGCGAGGATGGCGACTGGCGCGCGCTGAACATGGCGAAGGCGCCGTTCAACTGGCCCGCGCCGCGCGAGTTGATCAACGAGCGCTGCGGGGAGGGCGGGGGCGACTGGCGCGACAAGAGCCTTGGGCTGTGGCGGATGGAGGATGTCCGATGA